AGTGGATGTGAACTTCTTCACAGGTATTCAGCAAAACGCTAAAAAGCTGAATGTACTGAACGGTGAACAATACAGCCGCTTTGCAAGCTATTACGGCATGGCAGCCGATGGGTACGGCTCTGAAACCGACGCAACACCCTTCATCGGTGAAGGCACAGACTGGCAAGACATTATGTTGAACACTGCTATGGTCTACAAAGCAAACGTATCCGTCACCGGCGGTTCTAAAAATGCGTCGTTCAGCGCTTCGGGCGGGTATCTGAATAAAGATGGTATTATGCGCAACACCAGCCACGAGTCATATAACATCCGGTTGAAAAGCGACTTCAGTTTCCTTAACAACCGTGTGACGATGGGCGAATCATTAATTATCCGTCTTGCAGAAGGTAAAGGCGGCACAGATCAGGACACAATGAACGGGCTTCTGCGTTTCCCTACTGTCATTCCCGTATTCGATCCACAGAACCCTACCGGTTGGGGAACATCTACGGACATCAACTTGCCGAACCCTTATGCAATCTCTGAAATCAATGATATTTCGAGTGAAAGCACCCAAATTTTCCTGAACGCTTATCTTCAGGCTGAAATCATCAACGGACTGAAATACAAATTGAACCTAGGCTTGAGAAGAAATCATACGAAGAACCGCAATTATCAAGATGTATACGATTTGGGGACTTACGGTATCAACGAAGCTCCGGACCTTTCGGAAAGTTTTTCCAGCTTCGACTCGTGGGTACTTGAAAACACATTGAACTATGACCGCACATTCGGCAAACATACTATTTCGGCAATGGCGGGTTATTCTGCACAGAAAGACAAGAGCTACGGTCTGAATGGCAGCAACTCAGACCTACCCAAATACATTGACACAATGACCGGTAACGTGCTTACCATGAAAGCAAGCAGTTCAATCTACGAACAGGCACTGGTTTCTCTCTTCGGACGTGTAATGTACTCTTACGATGACCGTTATCTGTTCTCTGCTTCAATCCGCCGCGACGGTTCTTCACGCTTTAAGGACGGACATCGCTTCGGCAGCTTCCCTTCCGTATCTGTAGGATGGAACATCAACCGCGAGAAATTCTTCCGTCCATTGGAAAACATCTTCGACCAGGTGAAACTGCGTCTGAGTTATGGTAAGCTGGGTAACCAGGAAATAGACAGCTATTATCCTACGCAGAGTGTGGTAAGCGATGGTATGAACTACTTGCAAGGCAACAGCATCTGGTTTGGTTCAATACCTTTCGTAAATGCCGTATCACCGGACGATCTGACATGGGAAAATACAGAAACCTATAACGTAGGTTTGGACGTAACCTTGCTAAACGGTCGACTGGCACTGACTGCCGATGCTTACATCAAAAATACAAATAATGTACTGTTGCCCATTCCTTACGCATCTTCAACAGGTATCAGCGGACTATCTATCCAGAATGCAGGTCAAGTGCAAAATAAGGGTATCGAAGTATCAGCCACATGGCGCAGTACCATCGGCGACAAAGTAAACTACTACATCGGTGCCAACATGAGCACGGCAAGCAATCAAGTGACTGAAATCACCGCAGGTGGAAAATACATGTCCATTGCGGGTTATTCTGCTCACGGAGCGGGCGGACGCGGTATCAACATGTTCAAGAAAGGCCACTCCATGTCTTACTTCAACTTGATTGAAACAGACGGAATCTTCCGCAGCATGGAAGAAATTGAAAACTACAAGAACAGATACGGTGAATTGATTCAGCCAGGTGCACAGGTAGGCGATGTACGCTACAAAGACTGGAACGGCGATGGCAAGATCGACGAAAACGACCAGCACGATGTGGGCAGCCCGCTTCCTAATTTCACCTTCGGTCTGAGACTGGGCGGCGATTGGAACAATTTTGACCTCAACATCTTTATCGACGGTGTGGCAGGTAACAAGATTTACAACTACCCCCGCTATTGTCTCGAATCGGGTGCGTTCAACGGTAACCTGAGCACGGACGTTGCTAACTCTTGGAGACCGGACAACCAGAACACCGATATGCCCCGCTTCTCTAAGATAGACGGTACGGACAACAAGCTGGCTTATACCGACAGATGGCTGGAAAACGGTTCGTATGTACGCTTGAAAACAATCGACTTAGGTTATACTTTCCCCAAACAATGGTTACAGAAAGCAATGATCCAGAATCTGCGTCTCTACGTGTCTATGGAGAACCTGCTTACATTGAGCAAATATAAAGGCTATACCCCCGACTTGGGCGAAAGTGCTTCTACCGGTGTGAGCTACAATGTGTTCTCGAGAGGAATCGACCAGGGACGCTACCCCATCCCGCGTACATTCTCATTCGGCATCCAGTTAGCTTTATAATACACTAAGATTAATACACTGAAAAATTAAAATATGAAAAAGAATTGGTTATCATATATGCTTGTATCAGCTCTCCTGTCGGGAGCGCTGACCTCATGCAGCGACTCTTTTCTGGATCTGAAAGACCGGAACCACTTTACCAACGAAAACTTCTGGCAGAATAAGGCAGATGCGGAAAGCGCACTGGCTACAGCTTATTCGCCTATCAAATACCAGATGAACGGATATTACGGTGCATTCGACGGATGGCTCAACCTCAACAGCCGTGGAGACGATATCTTCACGATATTGAATGAGGAAGCCAGTATGTGGGACATTGCCAATTTTCAAAACTCGGCAACAACAGGAAATGACCCGTATGGTGCACTTTATTCCGGCATACAGCGTGCCAACATTGTATTGAAATACATCGACGATGTTCCGGCAAGCGGCATCACCGAAAGCGACCGCATCACAATCAAAGGCGAAGCCTTGACACTGAGAGCCTACCAGTATTTCCTGCTGGTGAACAATTACGGAGATGTACCTTTGCGTCTGGTTCCGTCTAGTGAAGACGACCCCAACAAAACCGCTTCTCCCGCAGCCGAAGTCTGGCAGCAGATCGAAAAAGACCTGCTCACCGCAATCAACGATGGCAACCTGCCCGAAAACCGTCCTGCCGAACAAAAAGGGCGCATCGAGAAAGGTGCGGCAATTGCCATACTCGGAAAGGTATATGTATCACAATATAAGTATAAGGAAGCCAAAGAACTATTGAAAGGTTTCATCAACTCTTCCTACAGTCACTTCGGCACAACCGGTAAGCGTTATCAGTTGATGGAAAACTTTGTCGACAACTTTACCACTGCCAACGAAAACAATGCCGAGTCTGTATTTGAGTTACAATACAGCAGCGATGGCGACTTGACATGGGGTAACGAAAGCGGCATCAATCTGGGTAGCTCGCTGGCACAATTCATTGGCCCTGCCAAATCGGGCGGATGGGCGAAGTTGATGCCTTCCGCATTCCTTGTCAGTGAATTTACCGAAGAAACACGCGGTAACAGACCAACAATTCAAGACGAAAACGGCGATTGGGTGACAAATCCGGATAAAAAAGCACAGCCGGATTCCAAATACGACAAGCGCATCTATGCCAGCCTGTTCTTCACTCCTGATGAATATGGAGACTGGGTTTCGGAAGAGAACGGCTGGTATGACGGAAAATTCTACGGTGGTCTTTTCACTATGGACGATCTTTGGACCGGTAATGCCTCCAAAATGGCTGGCGGCGCTCCGATCTTCAATGTCAGACAAGCAAGTGGTGGTGCTCAAGTCGGTAAATTCCTTTTGAAGAAATACACCGCTCACTATGTAAAATCAAAGAGTGCCGACAACATGGGTAATCCGGAAGGAAAAGCCAACAATGTACGCATCATCCGTTTTGCAGAAGTGCTGCTGCTCTATGCCGAAGCATGCGCAAAAGAAGGGGATGTAGTAGAAGCCAACTGGGCACTCAACCAGATCCGCCAAAGAGCAGGCTTACCGGAGAAAGAATGCGCACAAAGCGAACTGATGAAAGAGATTGAACATCAATGCCTGCTCGAGTTCTTTGGTGAAGGTCACCGTTTCGACGATTTGAAACGCTGGTATTCAACCCTACAGATTCAGGCGATATTTAAGGAAAATGACAAACAGGGAGCTTCCAACTTTAGAGAAAAGCATAAATATTATCCTATTCCGGCAGGGGAAATCAACAACTCATCTGTGGAACAGAATAGTTTATGGAAATAATTAGAAAAACTATAAGAAAAGAATTTATGAAAAAGATATATTTACTTTTATGTACCTCATTGTCCCTAATGCTGGGAGGAATCACAGCTTGTGATGACAATAGCCTGAGCAACAGCGAAGTGTACATCCCCGATCCTGAAATTATTTCGGACGAAGACGACGGTATATCCCCCGAACCTACTACCGAATCAGTGATTAGAATACTACCGGAAAGCAAGCATCAGGAAATAGACGGTTTCGGATGTAATTTCGGATGGGCGGAAGCCGTGTACGGATGTACGAAACGTGAACAAATTATGGACGACCTTTACGGTGAAAACGGATTGAGGTTCAATGTCTATCGCGGAGAGGTATGTGCCTCATCTGCATCCGAAGACGGCAAGACATTCAATTTCAAAACAAACGAGAATTACCATTTGGGAGCGCATTCTTCCGAAGCAAAAGCGCTCTTTAAATCGGACGCCGATAAATTCAAGGAATATGCCCAATTGTGGATTATCGACTATCTGTGTAAGAAAAAACGGATGGATATCTATTACTTCTTCTCCGTATGGACTCCTCCTGTTGTATGGAAGACCTCTAGCGATGGAGAAACAGTTTCCGGCGGAAGCGGTTCTTTTAATAGTGATTACAGCAAAGAGTATGCCGAGTTCCTGACTGGTTTTGCAAAAGCCTTTAAAGATAAATTCGGCATTAATGTCTATGGCATGTCCGGTTGGAACGAACCTGACCAGGCCATGGGCGGATGGGATGGATGTCTATGGGGCAACCAGCAAATGGCGGACTTCTGCATAGAGCATCTACGCCCTGAACTGAACAGACAAGGTTTGCAGGACACAAAAATCGTTTATGGAGAATTACCTTGGTGGGCGAATGCCGTGACATGGGTAGAAAATGCTTTAAGAGACAATCCCGAATTGGTTGACGCCGATATCATTGCAGCAGGACACGGTTACTCTACAGTGGATGCCAACATTCTACCAATGAGAGCAGCTCAGGAAAAAGGAATTCATGTATGGCAAACGGAGACTTGTGATGACAAGACCCGTGATGAAACTTGGAATGACGCCATGAAGTGGGCGAAGAACTATCACGATTACCTGACGAAAGCAAATACGAGCGCTGTGGTATGGTGGGCGGGAGCACGCCAATGTACAAGTACCGGAGAAAACCTGCTTCAAACGGACGCATGGGATTTCAGTACCAACTTTTATCGCGTAGACCGCTACTACTCTATCGGACAGTTCTCAAGATATATCCAAAGAGGTTCAGTACGCGTTGATGTGGAAACCGAATCGACAACGGCAAACAGAATCCCGAGGGATTTGAGCGTATCGGCATACATCAAGGACAATACCTACACTATCGTATTGGTAAACAAATCAAAGACCAAATCACTGAACACTTTGCTCGAGATAAACGGCAAAGAATTCGACAGCATGGTTTCATACACTTCCAATTCCAGTGTGAAATGGTTACGCAAGAAGCTGAACCCTTCTGCAACAGGTAAACGCTATGTAAATGTTCCTAAATATAGTGTAGTGTCAATCACTGGAAAACTCAGAGAGAAAGGAACTCAAACTGAACAATAATTAAATGTATTGTAATTAATGAAAAGAAATATTTTATACTTGGCAGGAGCTTTATTAAGCTCCGCCATATTAATGCTCAGTTGCTCGGAGGATCTTCCGACTTACAGTGAACTTACGGTCAATAAAACTGATATATTCATTCAGGCAGACGGCCAAAATCCTAAAGAAACAGTTAATATCACAAGCGGTAATGGAAATTATAAACTTGACATTGCGGATGATAATATCGCAACTGCCACAATAGAAGGTAACAGCGTTATTATCAACGGACTACACAATGGAGAAACAACTATCACCATTACAGATTGGACCAAACACTCGGCAGTAATCAACGTCAAGGTTAAAGAAGATTTTGAGTTGAAAACTGATAAGGAAGAAATCACATTATTCCTGAATGACGAAAAAAAGAATACTGCTTTAATCAATATCACCAGCGGTAACGGTGGTTATAAAGTGGAAAGCAGCAACGAACAGGTGGCTACCGCCGAATTAAACGATAATAATCAAATTTTGATTACTGCACTTTCAAGTGATTTCTGCGATGTTATTCTAACTGATGCCGACGGCAATAAAACAACTATAAAAGTGGGTGTTTGTGAAAACTATCTGGTACTGGAAGAAACAGTAGGTAAAGTTTGTGTAGTTAACCAAACTTTGAGCGTCGGAATTATATCCGGTAACGATAATTACTCAGTTGTTAGTGAAAATCCGGAAATAGCAACAGCTCAAATAGTTGATGAGGGCGTAGAAATATCAGGAATCTCAAAAGGGGAAGCTAATTTCACGATAACTGACAGAATGAAGCAAACCTCAACTTTTAAAGTTAAAGTGTCTGGCGGGTTCGATATTAATGTTACTCATATTGATACTGTATATATAATCAAAGATTATGACAGAATACAGACTATTCCAATTATAGATGGCAGTGGAAGCTATGAGATTAATGCTGGAGGATCAATAGAATGTACTCTTTCTGAAGATAAATCGGAATTCATTCTAAAAGGTATTGATTCAAAAATGGCCCGTAATCAGAAGATAACGATAAAAGATCTCATTTTTGATGAAACTCGAGAAATCTCTGTAGATTGGGTAGATTATGATTTCTATAACGACTACGGAATAGCAAGATATTATATTGCGGGAGAGTATGTTAAAATAACTGATAGTGATTTCCAAGACGATTCTGCTAACGGCAGAGTTCGCATACGCGTAGGTACGGGAAGAACATTCGCCATTGGAACCAAAGGTAAAGTTAAAAACGGATATCTAGTTGGTTTCTCCAATGAAACCGGATATGAACCCGGCGTAAAAGATCCCAATAATCTTGTATTGGCTAAAATAACCGCTACCGGAGCAGACGGAGCAGTAAGCAAGATTACAGAACTTGAGATTGTGAAAAGAAAAATAGAAGAAGGCAGAGGAGCTGACGATGGTCAATATTGGATAAAATTCAAAGAAGAAGGTAGGGATGAATGGTCATACATTGTAACATGGCTATAAAAGCACTATTACATTAGCATAATATAATTCCGGTGCTTACATAGCATCCGGAATTATATTATTAAGACATTATAATATGAATAAATTTTATAATAAAAGATTGCGCATTCTCCAAGAAGCGCATGAAACTCTGATAACCCGCCCGAACAAGAAGATTCTTCCGGGCAATGGGATTTTTGAAAGATACGAATATCCGGTCTTAACAAACGAGCACATTCCTTTAGAGTGGCGTTATGACCTAAATCCGATAACAAATCCTTGGCTTATGGAACGTATAGGAGTCAATGCTGCCATGAATTCGGGAGCCATCAAATGGAACGGAAAGTATCTGATGGTGGTCCGTGTGGAAGGGAACGACCGCAAGTCGTTCTTTGCCATTGCCGAAAGCCCGAATGGTATAGACAATTTTCGCTTTTGGGAATACCCCATACAGCTACCGGACACTGACCCAACAGAAACCAATGTCTACGACATGCGCCTGACGGCACACGAAGATGGTTGGATTTACGGTATCTTCTGTAGCGAAAGCCTTGACCCGAACGCTGCGCCAGGCGACTTATCTTCCGCCGTAGCCAAAGCAGGTATCGTCCGTACCAAAGACTTGAAGAACTGGGAACGACTACCAAACTTGATTTCCAAAAGCCAGCAACGCAATGTCGTTCTGCATCCGGAATTTGTCGACGGCAAATACGCTTTGTACACTCGCCCGCAAGACAGTTTCATTGATGCCGGAAACGGCGGAGGGATCGGCTGGGCACTAATAGATGATATGACTCATGCTGAAGTAAAAGAAGAGACTATCATCAACCACCGTTACTATCACACTATTAAAGAGGTGAAGAATGGTGAGGGGCCTCATCCGATCAAAACCCCCAAAGGATGGTTGCACCTCGCCCACGGTGTACGGGCTTGCGCTGCCGGACTGCGTTATGTGCTCTATCTGTATATGACATCTCTGGAGGATCCGACAAAGATAATCGCCGAGCCGGGTGGATACTTGCTGGCTCCGGTAGATGAAGAAAGAATAGGTGATGTATCCAATGTACTCTTCTCCAACGGATGGATTGCAGATGAGGACGGAACGGTATATATCTACTACGCATCTTCGGATACCCGTATGCACGTAGCAACTTCCAGCCTAGACAGATTGATAGATTACTGTTTTCACACACCGGCAGACGGCTTACGTTCTGCTGCTTCTGTAGAAAATATCTGTAAGCTCATAGAAGCTAACAAATATGTAACGGCAGAAAAGGTTTATTTTTAAGATAACGCGAGTTAGCTATAGGTCTTAGAATAATAGCAACTGCCCGTCATTGACAAATTCCACGTCAATGGCGGGCTTTTTTATAAAGCAGGACACAATATGTTCATTCATAAATAATAGAAATAATTCCATCATTCATTGCAATTAATGGAAATATTTCCTATTTTTGTACCAATCAAACAGAACTAAGAAAAGATGAAATACACGGAATTTCATAGAAAAATCACTAAAAATGATTGGATATTCAGTCATGCATCAGGTAGTCATTATTTCTACAAGAAAGAAATAAAAGATAAAAAAGGAAAGGTTATCGAGGTTATTTACTCACCACCAGTACCCTATCATGGAGCTAAGGAAATGCCTGAACCTTTAAGAAGAGCAATTGCCAGAGATATGAACTTAAGATAAAGGAGGGAACTTGTATGGAAAAACTAATTATCAACATCGGAGCAAGTAAAGACCATTTTGGTGCATATGCAGAAAATGTGAGCGGTATTTATGCGGCAGGTAACACTGTAGCCGAAACCAAGAAAGACGTATTGGAAGCTATACGCTTGATTAAAGAAAATCTTCCGGAATCACAATGGCCGGATATTATTAAAGGAGAATACTCCATTGAATGGAAGTATGATACACAATCATTATTACAACACTATAGTGGTATTTTCACTAATGCAGCGTTGGAAAGGATGACTGGAATCAATCAAAAACAATTGTGGAACTATGCTAACGGAATTTCAAAACCACGTGAAAACGTACGTCGTAAAATAGAAAAAGCCTTGCACTCATTAGGAGAAGAGCTAATAACTTTATCTCTTTAATTTGCTTGACAACTTCTCAAGGAGAAAAAGTAAAGAGAGGGGACCCGATTACAGATTTCCTCTCTTTTTTATTTCTTATAAGTTATAGAATAAACCAATATAGCTATCTTATTTCTTATACGAAACAGAACAATAGAAGTAATATTCAAACAATTGACAGCAAAATAGTATCATTTATTCGAATATAATAATACCATATTTCTTC
The DNA window shown above is from Bacteroides faecium and carries:
- a CDS encoding glycoside hydrolase family 130 protein; the protein is MNKFYNKRLRILQEAHETLITRPNKKILPGNGIFERYEYPVLTNEHIPLEWRYDLNPITNPWLMERIGVNAAMNSGAIKWNGKYLMVVRVEGNDRKSFFAIAESPNGIDNFRFWEYPIQLPDTDPTETNVYDMRLTAHEDGWIYGIFCSESLDPNAAPGDLSSAVAKAGIVRTKDLKNWERLPNLISKSQQRNVVLHPEFVDGKYALYTRPQDSFIDAGNGGGIGWALIDDMTHAEVKEETIINHRYYHTIKEVKNGEGPHPIKTPKGWLHLAHGVRACAAGLRYVLYLYMTSLEDPTKIIAEPGGYLLAPVDEERIGDVSNVLFSNGWIADEDGTVYIYYASSDTRMHVATSSLDRLIDYCFHTPADGLRSAASVENICKLIEANKYVTAEKVYF
- a CDS encoding RagB/SusD family nutrient uptake outer membrane protein; the protein is MKKNWLSYMLVSALLSGALTSCSDSFLDLKDRNHFTNENFWQNKADAESALATAYSPIKYQMNGYYGAFDGWLNLNSRGDDIFTILNEEASMWDIANFQNSATTGNDPYGALYSGIQRANIVLKYIDDVPASGITESDRITIKGEALTLRAYQYFLLVNNYGDVPLRLVPSSEDDPNKTASPAAEVWQQIEKDLLTAINDGNLPENRPAEQKGRIEKGAAIAILGKVYVSQYKYKEAKELLKGFINSSYSHFGTTGKRYQLMENFVDNFTTANENNAESVFELQYSSDGDLTWGNESGINLGSSLAQFIGPAKSGGWAKLMPSAFLVSEFTEETRGNRPTIQDENGDWVTNPDKKAQPDSKYDKRIYASLFFTPDEYGDWVSEENGWYDGKFYGGLFTMDDLWTGNASKMAGGAPIFNVRQASGGAQVGKFLLKKYTAHYVKSKSADNMGNPEGKANNVRIIRFAEVLLLYAEACAKEGDVVEANWALNQIRQRAGLPEKECAQSELMKEIEHQCLLEFFGEGHRFDDLKRWYSTLQIQAIFKENDKQGASNFREKHKYYPIPAGEINNSSVEQNSLWK
- a CDS encoding glycoside hydrolase, with amino-acid sequence MKKIYLLLCTSLSLMLGGITACDDNSLSNSEVYIPDPEIISDEDDGISPEPTTESVIRILPESKHQEIDGFGCNFGWAEAVYGCTKREQIMDDLYGENGLRFNVYRGEVCASSASEDGKTFNFKTNENYHLGAHSSEAKALFKSDADKFKEYAQLWIIDYLCKKKRMDIYYFFSVWTPPVVWKTSSDGETVSGGSGSFNSDYSKEYAEFLTGFAKAFKDKFGINVYGMSGWNEPDQAMGGWDGCLWGNQQMADFCIEHLRPELNRQGLQDTKIVYGELPWWANAVTWVENALRDNPELVDADIIAAGHGYSTVDANILPMRAAQEKGIHVWQTETCDDKTRDETWNDAMKWAKNYHDYLTKANTSAVVWWAGARQCTSTGENLLQTDAWDFSTNFYRVDRYYSIGQFSRYIQRGSVRVDVETESTTANRIPRDLSVSAYIKDNTYTIVLVNKSKTKSLNTLLEINGKEFDSMVSYTSNSSVKWLRKKLNPSATGKRYVNVPKYSVVSITGKLREKGTQTEQ
- a CDS encoding type II toxin-antitoxin system HicA family toxin, coding for MKYTEFHRKITKNDWIFSHASGSHYFYKKEIKDKKGKVIEVIYSPPVPYHGAKEMPEPLRRAIARDMNLR
- a CDS encoding SusC/RagA family TonB-linked outer membrane protein, which translates into the protein MKKRFYIFFILCLFALSGFAQNIKVTGVVTEASTNEPMPGVTVQVKGTTNGTITNIDGQYTIDAKMNDILVFSTIGMKTIEKQITSNAPINVTMAEDNVQLDQVVVIGYGTVKKSHLSGAVSSVGTKELNGDVATTAATALQGKIAGVTVMSSSGNPNDGTTINVRGISSLSNNAPLFVVDGAFGDINMVDPNDIQSIEVLKDAAAAAIYGSRAAGGVVLITTKGGRKEMPTKVDVNFFTGIQQNAKKLNVLNGEQYSRFASYYGMAADGYGSETDATPFIGEGTDWQDIMLNTAMVYKANVSVTGGSKNASFSASGGYLNKDGIMRNTSHESYNIRLKSDFSFLNNRVTMGESLIIRLAEGKGGTDQDTMNGLLRFPTVIPVFDPQNPTGWGTSTDINLPNPYAISEINDISSESTQIFLNAYLQAEIINGLKYKLNLGLRRNHTKNRNYQDVYDLGTYGINEAPDLSESFSSFDSWVLENTLNYDRTFGKHTISAMAGYSAQKDKSYGLNGSNSDLPKYIDTMTGNVLTMKASSSIYEQALVSLFGRVMYSYDDRYLFSASIRRDGSSRFKDGHRFGSFPSVSVGWNINREKFFRPLENIFDQVKLRLSYGKLGNQEIDSYYPTQSVVSDGMNYLQGNSIWFGSIPFVNAVSPDDLTWENTETYNVGLDVTLLNGRLALTADAYIKNTNNVLLPIPYASSTGISGLSIQNAGQVQNKGIEVSATWRSTIGDKVNYYIGANMSTASNQVTEITAGGKYMSIAGYSAHGAGGRGINMFKKGHSMSYFNLIETDGIFRSMEEIENYKNRYGELIQPGAQVGDVRYKDWNGDGKIDENDQHDVGSPLPNFTFGLRLGGDWNNFDLNIFIDGVAGNKIYNYPRYCLESGAFNGNLSTDVANSWRPDNQNTDMPRFSKIDGTDNKLAYTDRWLENGSYVRLKTIDLGYTFPKQWLQKAMIQNLRLYVSMENLLTLSKYKGYTPDLGESASTGVSYNVFSRGIDQGRYPIPRTFSFGIQLAL
- a CDS encoding type II toxin-antitoxin system HicB family antitoxin → MEKLIINIGASKDHFGAYAENVSGIYAAGNTVAETKKDVLEAIRLIKENLPESQWPDIIKGEYSIEWKYDTQSLLQHYSGIFTNAALERMTGINQKQLWNYANGISKPRENVRRKIEKALHSLGEELITLSL